The following are from one region of the Paenibacillus sabinae T27 genome:
- the lipA gene encoding lipoyl synthase, translating to MKNRDAKQPKPDWIRIKLTTGDNYQDIKGMMRSKTLHTVCEEARCPNIYECWANRTATFMILGDICTRACRFCAVNTGMPTELDLQEPERVAEAAENMNLRHCVVTSVARDDLKDGGASIFAGTVAAIRKRLPLCSVEVLIPDFLGDRDSLKIVMDSKPDILNHNIETVERMSDRVRAKAKYRRSLELLRRAKEMQPEIPTKSSIMLGVGEEWDEILQAMDDLREVDCDILTLGQYLQPSPQHLDVVKYYPPEDFQRLKEEGLKRGFSHVESGPLVRSSYHAHEQVQSAEKAREGRPVTN from the coding sequence ATGAAGAATAGAGATGCTAAACAACCCAAGCCGGATTGGATTCGTATTAAGCTGACAACCGGCGATAATTATCAAGATATTAAAGGCATGATGCGCTCCAAAACTTTACATACCGTCTGTGAAGAAGCGCGCTGCCCGAATATTTATGAATGTTGGGCGAACCGGACGGCAACTTTTATGATCCTGGGTGACATTTGTACCCGCGCCTGCCGCTTCTGCGCAGTCAACACCGGGATGCCTACCGAACTGGATCTTCAGGAGCCGGAACGGGTGGCTGAAGCCGCGGAGAACATGAACCTTCGCCACTGCGTTGTAACCAGTGTGGCTCGCGACGATCTGAAGGACGGAGGCGCAAGTATTTTTGCCGGGACGGTCGCCGCTATTCGCAAACGCCTGCCGCTGTGCAGCGTGGAGGTGCTGATTCCCGATTTCCTCGGTGACAGGGACAGCCTTAAGATTGTGATGGATAGTAAGCCCGATATTCTGAACCATAATATCGAGACGGTCGAGCGTATGTCCGACCGCGTTCGCGCCAAGGCTAAATACCGCCGCTCGCTCGAACTGCTGCGCCGGGCCAAAGAAATGCAGCCGGAGATTCCGACCAAGTCCAGCATCATGCTCGGAGTCGGGGAAGAGTGGGACGAAATCCTGCAGGCGATGGACGATTTGCGCGAGGTCGACTGCGACATCCTGACGCTGGGGCAATATCTGCAGCCGTCCCCGCAGCATCTGGATGTTGTGAAATATTATCCGCCGGAGGATTTCCAGCGGCTGAAGGAAGAAGGATTGAAGCGCGGCTTCAGTCACGTGGAATCGGGACCTCTCGTCCGCAGCTCCTATCATGCGCATGAGCAGGTTCAATCGGCTGAAAAAGCCCGCGAAGGGCGGCCGGTAACGAACTGA
- a CDS encoding M23 family metallopeptidase has product MPFLRTRTQRALISLSAAAALWGSSGGATAGTALNPQAGDKGLSHQGNRIAVRSEAAAGDTFAARQHLFDQLSATTNIPWYRLAAIDQYERTLAKKGKSMTDGPQRLIGISVPEPIWCGPLNPDQEDTSPSSISFFDGFGRDGSGDGKADLRNDIDVLYSMAAYLAKYGNSASDFNIAVWEYYHNGRASQRIDQFSKLYRHFGRLDLSGSAFPLPLGSTYSYRSTWGSGRSWGGARIHEGTDLFTPHGVTVRSTCYGVVETKGWNRYGGWRIGIRDIENRYHYYAHLSGFDKSLSAGDIVIPGQQLGWAGSSGYGKPGTQGKFPPHLHYGIYKDRGLTEWAFDPYPLLKQWENTERIALKKNKKSR; this is encoded by the coding sequence TTGCCGTTCCTACGAACAAGAACGCAGCGGGCGCTGATTTCCCTATCCGCAGCGGCCGCCCTATGGGGAAGCTCCGGCGGCGCAACCGCTGGAACCGCCCTTAATCCGCAAGCCGGGGACAAAGGATTGTCTCATCAGGGAAACCGTATTGCGGTCCGGTCCGAAGCCGCTGCCGGAGATACTTTTGCCGCCCGCCAGCACCTCTTCGACCAATTGAGCGCAACAACCAATATTCCCTGGTACCGTCTGGCGGCCATCGACCAATATGAACGAACCCTTGCCAAAAAAGGAAAATCAATGACCGACGGGCCTCAACGTCTCATTGGAATTTCGGTTCCCGAGCCGATTTGGTGCGGTCCGCTGAATCCGGATCAGGAGGATACCTCTCCCTCGTCCATTTCCTTCTTTGACGGATTCGGACGCGACGGCTCGGGAGACGGCAAAGCCGATCTCCGAAACGACATTGACGTTCTTTACAGTATGGCTGCCTATCTCGCCAAATACGGAAACTCCGCCAGCGACTTCAACATTGCCGTCTGGGAGTATTACCACAACGGCCGCGCTTCCCAGCGCATCGATCAATTCTCCAAGCTGTATCGGCACTTTGGCCGGCTAGACCTTTCGGGGAGCGCTTTTCCGCTGCCGCTGGGCAGCACATACTCCTACCGGAGCACCTGGGGCAGCGGGCGAAGCTGGGGCGGCGCGCGTATTCATGAAGGCACCGACCTGTTCACGCCCCACGGCGTCACCGTGCGGAGCACCTGCTACGGCGTTGTGGAGACCAAAGGCTGGAACCGCTATGGCGGCTGGCGGATCGGCATCCGCGACATTGAGAACCGCTACCATTATTACGCCCATTTGTCCGGCTTCGATAAATCGCTGTCCGCCGGCGATATCGTCATCCCCGGCCAGCAGCTCGGCTGGGCCGGCAGCTCCGGGTATGGCAAGCCGGGGACGCAAGGGAAATTCCCGCCTCATCTGCACTACGGCATCTACAAGGACCGCGGTCTTACGGAGTGGGCCTTCGATCCTTACCCGCTGCTGAAGCAGTGGGAGAATACCGAACGAATAGCGCTGAAAAAGAACAAGAAGAGCCGCTGA
- a CDS encoding sigma-54-dependent Fis family transcriptional regulator — protein sequence MIGFPNTTSRWEAFIESGRIPEGTRPEIAASWNRCREAGVNPLQGRGVQVSAEELGQRLETKRLLVSVAQPMMNSIYQVIKDTVYAIVLTDQDGVLLRTILNKEIEPECAKVNFIEGARWDEASVGTNAVGTALTGGLPIQVVGDEHFCESHHAWTCSAAPIHDSSGRVIGCLDLSGKAEDVHPHTFGIVVSAVKSIEEQLNVLETNQLMNAVFQSMQDGLLVIDTEYRIRSFNERLASIFMLEMDEVREMNIKELLREVDLEGVFRNRTRIGYADCTLTVKGKKIDCMVNICPYTLDERVLGASLTIREAVQVRKEVNQLAGFKANYRFEDIVTQHPYMQEQIDFARKIARTNCTVLIEGESGTGKELFAQSIHNASARADGPFIAINCAALPKELVESELFGYEKGSFTGALREGNPGKFELASGGTIFLDEIGELSLEVQAKLLRVLDNHKVRRIGGKHERLLDVRVIAATNRDLLEEVAQKAYRGDLYYRLNVINLKLPPLWERPEDIPPLARLFLRKCNQENPGPAKRFGGGFLEQLKERRWSGNARELQNAVQRAYYLCAGDCITEREAPPVSQNESGLRDSTLAPLQAFAPEGAPAVKSMRQAELESIRRALAASGGNVVEAARLLRIGKSTLYRKLAEYGIGRKDI from the coding sequence ATGATCGGATTTCCGAATACGACGAGCAGATGGGAAGCTTTTATCGAGAGCGGGCGAATTCCCGAAGGAACGCGTCCGGAAATCGCGGCTTCCTGGAATAGATGCCGGGAGGCAGGAGTCAACCCGCTGCAGGGACGGGGGGTGCAGGTGTCCGCGGAAGAGCTTGGGCAGCGGCTCGAAACGAAGCGGCTGCTGGTCTCCGTGGCCCAGCCGATGATGAACAGCATCTACCAGGTGATCAAGGATACGGTTTACGCTATCGTGCTGACGGACCAGGACGGCGTGCTGCTCCGCACGATACTTAACAAGGAAATTGAGCCGGAGTGCGCGAAAGTGAATTTTATCGAGGGGGCCAGGTGGGATGAAGCCAGCGTCGGCACCAACGCCGTCGGAACCGCGCTGACGGGCGGCCTGCCGATACAGGTGGTCGGGGACGAGCATTTCTGCGAATCGCATCACGCCTGGACCTGCTCGGCGGCGCCGATTCACGACAGCTCCGGGCGGGTCATTGGCTGCCTCGATCTTTCCGGCAAAGCGGAGGATGTGCATCCCCACACATTTGGAATTGTCGTTTCCGCCGTGAAGAGCATCGAAGAACAATTGAATGTACTGGAGACGAACCAGCTGATGAACGCCGTGTTTCAATCGATGCAGGACGGGCTGCTGGTGATCGACACAGAGTACCGCATCCGGTCGTTCAATGAGCGGCTGGCTTCCATTTTTATGCTGGAGATGGATGAGGTTCGGGAGATGAACATCAAGGAGCTGCTGCGGGAGGTCGATCTGGAGGGCGTGTTCCGGAACAGGACCCGCATCGGGTATGCGGATTGTACGCTTACGGTGAAAGGAAAGAAGATTGACTGCATGGTCAATATTTGTCCTTACACGCTGGATGAACGGGTGCTCGGGGCGTCGCTCACCATTCGGGAAGCGGTACAGGTGCGCAAGGAGGTTAATCAGCTCGCGGGGTTCAAGGCTAATTACCGGTTTGAGGACATCGTCACGCAGCATCCCTATATGCAGGAGCAGATCGATTTTGCCCGAAAAATCGCCAGAACGAACTGCACGGTTCTGATCGAAGGGGAGAGCGGCACCGGCAAGGAGCTGTTCGCCCAGTCCATCCATAACGCCAGCGCGCGGGCGGACGGACCGTTTATCGCCATTAACTGCGCGGCGCTGCCCAAGGAGCTGGTGGAAAGCGAATTGTTCGGCTATGAGAAAGGCTCGTTTACGGGCGCACTACGCGAAGGCAACCCCGGCAAGTTCGAACTGGCCAGCGGTGGGACGATATTTCTCGACGAGATTGGCGAGCTGTCTCTTGAAGTTCAGGCCAAACTCCTTCGGGTGCTGGATAACCACAAGGTCCGGCGGATCGGCGGCAAGCATGAGCGGCTGCTGGATGTCCGGGTCATCGCGGCTACCAACCGTGATCTGCTGGAGGAAGTTGCGCAGAAGGCATACCGGGGCGATCTGTATTACCGGCTGAATGTCATCAATCTCAAGCTGCCCCCGCTGTGGGAGCGCCCGGAGGATATACCGCCGCTTGCCCGGCTCTTCCTGCGCAAATGCAACCAGGAAAATCCCGGACCGGCCAAACGGTTTGGCGGCGGTTTTCTGGAGCAATTGAAGGAGCGCCGGTGGAGCGGGAATGCGCGCGAGCTGCAAAACGCTGTCCAGCGGGCCTATTATTTGTGCGCCGGGGACTGCATTACGGAGCGAGAAGCGCCTCCGGTCAGCCAGAACGAAAGCGGGCTTCGGGACTCTACACTGGCGCCCCTTCAGGCATTTGCACCAGAGGGGGCGCCGGCGGTCAAGAGCATGCGGCAGGCAGAGCTTGAGAGCATCCGCCGCGCTCTGGCAGCAAGCGGCGGCAATGTGGTGGAGGCTGCCCGGCTGCTGCGCATCGGCAAATCGACTTTGTACCGCAAACTGGCGGAATACGGAATTGGCAGAAAGGATATCTGA
- the lpdA gene encoding dihydrolipoyl dehydrogenase, giving the protein MKVVVLGGGPGGYVAAIRAAQLGAEVTLIEKKALGGTCLNVGCIPTKVLLHTTELYTALKRESAEIGLEVPQIAVDWKRLQKRKDKMIRINAGGIDALLKKNKVTKIIGTGRFTGVHELEVSKEDGSLQTVVFDRAIVATGSEPSRVPIPGTELSAVITSDEALSLPEVPDSLCIIGGGVIGCEFASIYSSLGCKVTIIEMLPELIAVMDRDIVHCLRKEFAAAGVDVHTETRVERIEQTPKGLSITAVAPSGPITIEAEKVLLSIGRRPKTSGLGLEILGVSTKKGAIEVDRNMRTAVPSIYAIGDCIGGVMLAHVASAEGVVAAEHIMGEPSPVDFRTVPSCVYTRPELASVGLTEDEARNQGRDVKTGIFPLQANGKSMIMGETNGLVKYVTDARTGEILGLHIAGPRATDMIAQGALALRLEATLDEIETTVHAHPTVSEALLEAALAVNHRAIHSH; this is encoded by the coding sequence ATGAAGGTTGTCGTGCTTGGAGGAGGTCCCGGCGGCTATGTCGCCGCCATAAGGGCCGCCCAATTGGGAGCGGAAGTGACGCTGATCGAGAAAAAAGCTTTGGGCGGAACCTGCCTGAACGTCGGCTGTATTCCAACCAAAGTGCTGCTGCATACGACAGAGCTTTATACGGCGCTGAAGCGCGAATCGGCCGAGATCGGCCTGGAGGTCCCGCAGATTGCGGTGGACTGGAAGCGTCTGCAGAAACGCAAGGACAAGATGATCCGCATAAACGCGGGCGGAATCGACGCCCTGCTTAAGAAGAACAAAGTAACGAAAATCATCGGCACCGGCAGATTTACCGGCGTTCACGAGCTGGAAGTGAGCAAGGAAGACGGAAGCCTGCAGACGGTCGTCTTTGACCGGGCCATTGTTGCCACCGGATCGGAGCCGTCGCGGGTGCCTATTCCCGGCACGGAGCTTTCTGCGGTAATCACGAGCGACGAAGCCTTGTCGCTGCCAGAGGTGCCAGACAGCCTCTGCATTATCGGCGGCGGGGTCATCGGCTGTGAGTTCGCCAGTATATACAGCAGCCTCGGCTGCAAGGTAACGATCATTGAGATGCTGCCGGAGCTGATCGCCGTGATGGACCGTGACATTGTCCATTGCCTGCGGAAAGAATTCGCCGCCGCCGGCGTGGACGTTCACACGGAAACCCGCGTTGAGCGAATAGAGCAAACGCCGAAGGGCCTGTCCATAACGGCGGTCGCGCCTTCCGGCCCGATTACCATCGAAGCGGAGAAGGTTCTGCTGTCCATTGGGCGCCGTCCGAAGACGTCGGGACTCGGGCTTGAGATTCTCGGAGTCTCTACTAAGAAGGGGGCCATAGAGGTCGACCGCAACATGCGGACGGCGGTGCCATCCATTTACGCCATCGGCGACTGCATCGGCGGAGTCATGCTTGCGCATGTCGCCTCGGCGGAAGGAGTCGTTGCGGCCGAGCACATCATGGGCGAGCCGTCACCGGTCGATTTCCGGACCGTGCCGTCCTGTGTGTATACGAGGCCGGAACTGGCCTCCGTCGGATTGACCGAGGACGAAGCCCGGAATCAGGGACGGGATGTGAAGACGGGGATATTCCCGCTTCAGGCCAACGGCAAATCGATGATTATGGGCGAAACGAACGGGCTGGTCAAATATGTAACCGATGCTCGGACCGGTGAAATTCTCGGGCTGCACATCGCGGGTCCAAGGGCGACGGATATGATTGCTCAGGGCGCGCTGGCGCTTCGGCTGGAAGCGACGCTGGATGAGATCGAAACGACGGTGCACGCGCATCCGACCGTTTCCGAAGCGCTGCTGGAAGCGGCCCTTGCCGTGAATCACCGCGCGATTCATTCGCATTAG